The following proteins are encoded in a genomic region of Dokdonia donghaensis DSW-1:
- a CDS encoding sensor histidine kinase — translation MSVKFPKKYYLVFTLLALVTALAVNWVTSNIAKQKEETQYLQLDRANKRAAFELQSSLTTYAALVSGIKAYIEITDGEYLEEEDIKYLLDMQLSDLSIPPPFSISYLDTNHIFQFDFTMKKAALENLEGTSLEKIIGKSGISRMDTLMRSSKYYASNPTNLIEGIVGLPLGFGILDDNGVSKGYITTVAEFAPIIDRVYKNVNKEDFVYRFQAGNGNYFDRAKSYNGQKCYAKTEDPEYFKNFNIPDESYVSTTVNFYNKKFVVSTAYKRPQENSMVMFITSLIWYLALLGFMLFLVIQFYVYERKDKMIAAQNKRLSEVVATKNKFFSIVAHDLRSPLSSVINFLDVLKQEEFKSKQTAAIIDSLEDSSRNSISLLDNLLKWSKLETGQIKYEPIPLDILAITKDQIKVYSDNLQQKGINVRLESSFKGTVEGDKNMIATVIRNLLSNAIKFSNDNDIIVIEFSKTAQDFIFTIEDNGIGMTDAYRKKILSLTETTVQKGTRNEKGSGLGLILSNEFIKTHNGELSIESQEGKGTIVTFTLPLKS, via the coding sequence ATGTCAGTGAAGTTTCCAAAAAAATATTATCTCGTATTTACACTACTCGCACTAGTTACAGCGCTTGCGGTAAACTGGGTAACTTCAAATATTGCCAAACAAAAAGAAGAGACACAATACTTACAACTTGATAGAGCAAATAAAAGAGCCGCATTTGAGTTACAAAGCTCTTTAACCACTTATGCTGCTCTTGTTTCTGGCATTAAAGCATATATAGAAATCACAGATGGTGAGTATCTAGAGGAGGAAGACATAAAGTACCTCTTAGATATGCAGCTTAGCGATCTGTCCATACCTCCACCATTTAGTATTTCATACTTAGATACAAATCATATTTTTCAATTTGATTTTACAATGAAAAAGGCTGCCCTTGAAAATTTGGAGGGTACTTCTTTAGAAAAAATCATTGGTAAATCTGGTATTAGTAGGATGGACACTTTAATGCGTAGTAGTAAATATTATGCATCAAATCCTACAAACCTTATAGAAGGTATTGTAGGGCTTCCGTTGGGTTTTGGTATACTAGATGACAATGGAGTATCTAAAGGCTATATTACGACCGTAGCAGAGTTTGCGCCTATAATAGATCGTGTTTACAAGAATGTAAACAAAGAAGATTTTGTCTATAGATTTCAAGCAGGAAACGGAAATTACTTTGACCGTGCAAAATCTTATAATGGTCAAAAGTGTTATGCAAAAACAGAAGACCCAGAGTACTTTAAAAACTTTAACATCCCAGATGAGTCATATGTATCAACCACAGTAAATTTTTATAACAAAAAATTTGTAGTGAGTACCGCATATAAACGCCCACAAGAGAATAGTATGGTTATGTTTATAACCTCTTTGATTTGGTACTTAGCTTTACTAGGCTTTATGCTATTTTTAGTTATACAGTTTTACGTTTATGAGCGTAAAGACAAAATGATAGCAGCTCAAAATAAACGACTCTCAGAGGTAGTTGCTACAAAAAATAAATTTTTCTCTATTGTAGCTCACGACTTAAGAAGCCCTCTATCTTCCGTGATAAATTTTTTGGATGTTTTAAAGCAAGAAGAGTTTAAGAGTAAGCAAACTGCTGCTATTATAGATTCACTAGAAGATTCTAGTCGCAACAGCATATCCTTACTAGATAACTTGCTCAAGTGGTCTAAGCTAGAAACAGGTCAAATAAAGTATGAACCTATACCCCTAGATATTCTAGCTATTACAAAAGATCAAATTAAAGTATATAGTGATAATTTACAGCAAAAAGGGATTAACGTACGTCTAGAATCTAGTTTTAAAGGCACAGTAGAGGGCGATAAAAATATGATTGCTACAGTGATAAGAAATTTATTATCTAACGCGATTAAGTTTTCAAATGACAATGATATCATAGTCATAGAGTTCTCAAAAACAGCTCAAGATTTTATTTTTACAATAGAAGATAACGGGATAGGGATGACAGATGCTTATCGAAAAAAAATACTCAGTCTTACAGAAACTACAGTTCAAAAAGGAACACGTAATGAGAAAGGCTCAGGGTTAGGCCTTATATTATCTAATGAGTTTATAAAAACCCACAACGGTGAGTTAAGTATAGAATCTCAAGAAGGTAAAGGAACCATAGTCACATTTACATTACCTTTAAAATCATAA